GCGGCGGCGCTGGAACCGCTGTCGCCCCGGACCGTCGACGCGGTGCGGGACCTCTACGACCGCAGGATCCGTGCGGCGGTCCACGGCCGCTGGTGACGGGTCCGGCTACCGGCCGGTTGCGGGGGAGGGCGCGTCGCTCGTCGAGGTGCCGCCGCCCGGAGTGGTGGCGGAACTGGAATCGGGGGAGAACAGGCTCATCCCCAGGTAGACCGCGGCAAGGAAGGCGACCGTGCCCGCGATGGCGCTGGCCACTCTGGGCCGGCGTCTGATCGCCTCGCGGGTGCTGCGCCGCCGGTTGTTACGGGGCCGGCTCGCCGCACGCCGCCCACGGCCCTGTGCCTGGGGCAGGCGGTACGTCGTCGGGGAACCGGAGTCCGCGCCGCTGCGCTGCGCGGCAGGCGTGGGGGATGCGGGCGTCGGCGCATAGGCGACGGCCGGGGCTCGCGGGGGTGCGGGCCGGTGCTGCGGCAGTGGTTCCGCCTGCCCCCGCCAGGCCTCGCTGTGGAACCAGTCGGCGACCTGCTGGGCGGTGGGCCGGTCCTCCGGCTGTTTCGCGAGCAGGCCCAGAAGGTACGAGTCGAAGGCGGCGGACATGTCGACCCCCCGCTGCCGCAGTGGCACGGGAGGCGTGTCCACGTGCTGGTACAAGGTCGCGGTCGGGGTGTCCGAGCGGAACGGCGGCTGGCCGAGCAGCAGTTGGTAGATGACACAGCCGAGGGAGTACATGTCCGAGGCGGCACCGGCGGTGCGGCCGAGGGCCCGTTCCGGAGCGAGGTAGAGACTCGTGCCGACGATGTGGCCCGTCGTGGTGAGGGCGGCCGAGGGGTCGTCGACGAACTGGGCGATCCCGAAGTCGCCGATCTTGACGGAGCCCTCGGCGTCCAGCATCAGGTTTCCCGGCTTGATGTCCCGGTGGACGATGCCCTGCCGGTGGGCCGCAGCCAGTCCGGCGGCCGCCTGGCCGGCGATCCGGGCGACCTGTTCCGGACCCAGCCGCTCCTGTGACAGGAGCAGGTCGGAGAGGCTCCTGCCCTCGACGAGTTCCATCACCAGGAAGAGGCGGTCCTCCCAGGACCCGAAGTCGAACACGGCCACCAGATGCGGGTGGCTCAGCCGGGCGGCGGTCTGCGCCTCCAGCCGGAACCGCGCGGTCGCCGACTCGTCGGCGTGTTCCCCCAGCAGCAGCTTCACGGCCACGGCCCTGCCGAGGACCTCGTCCGTGGCCCGCCAGACCTCACCCATCCCGCCACGGCCGATGGCGGATATCAATCGGTACCGACCAGCAACCAGCACCTGTGCACACCTATCTCGAATAGCTCGCGTATCTCGAAAAGCCCGGGCCGGGGACCGCTCCGGCCGCCGCGGCGGCGACCTCGCCCGGAACGATGGACGGGGTGGGGGTACGCGGCAAGATCAGGATATCCGGCGCGCGGACCCGGGTCGACCGGCCGTCACCCCACCCCGGCAGCCCGCACGGTGACGGGCCGCCAGGCCTCGCGCGAAGGCGGCGCCGGCCTGGTTCGGGGAGCTGGAAAGGACCTAGGGCGTGTTTTGAAAGTAGCGCCGTCCGCCCGAAGGGCGGGCCCGGCGGCGTCTGGTGCGTGCGATCGCAAGGCGCGGAAGTGGTCTCGTAGCGGAGCTACTAGGGCATTTCCGCAACGCCGCGAGCGTGCGTGCCAGACGCCGCCGGGCAGGCGGGACTTTCAAAACACGCCCTAGCCCCGGCCGGGAGGGGCCGTCCGGCCCACCGACTCCACCAGCGGCAGCAGCCGGTGCGGCACGCGTTCGCGCAGCGCCACCTCGGTCCGGGTCCTGACCACGCCCGGAAGCTGGATCAGCTGCTGGATCACGTCCTCCAGATGCCCGTTGTCCCGCGCCACCACCCGGGTCAGCAGATCTCCGCCGCCTGTGGTGGAGAACGCCTCGACGATCTCGGGCACCGCGGCCAGCGCCTCGCCCACGTCGTCCAGATGCCCCTGCGTCACTTCCAGATGTACGAAGGCGAGGACAGGGTGGCCCAGGGCTGCGGGGGAGAGGAAGGGGCCGCTGCCGGTGATCACGCCGTCCCGTTCGAGGCGGTCGATACGGGCCTGGAGGGTGCCCCGGGCGATGGACAGGATCCGTGCGTACTCGCGCACGCTCGTCTGCGGCTGCTCGATGAGCAGTCGCAGGATCCGGGTGTCGAGCGCGTCCACCGCCATGGTCCGTCGGCCTTTCGTGGTCGGTCTCTCGGGGCAGTGACTGTACCAATGGCACACTGCCGGGCCGGCCACGTCGATGTGGCCTTCACTCCCGCGCCGGCACGCGGCGCATTGGCGCGGGAGTGAGGACCGGGCGTCAGAACTGCACGTCGGAACAGGCGTAGAACGCGTTGCCCGTGTCGGAGATCGTCCAGACGCCGAGGATCAGGTGCTTGCCGGACTTCTGCGGCAGCACGCCCGAGTGGGACACGGTGGAGCCGGGCAGCCGGCCGCCGAAGGGCACGGTGAGGAACGGCTGCGGGTCCAGGTCGGCCCGGGTGAGCGGCTTGGCCGGATCGTAGCCGTCCCTGGTGATGTAGTAGCGGAAGTCGGTCGTTGCGTGCCGGGCCTCGATCCGCCAGTTGAACGTGTAGTTCTGCCCTGCGGTGACCTGTGTCGCCGGCCAGGCGCCGCCCCGCGGGTCGTCGAGCTCGGAGAAGCGACCGATGCCGCCCGAGCAGATGTGACCGTCCGCCGGTCCGCGGGTGGGGAATCCCTTGGGCCCCTCGACGCTCGGCGGCTCCCACTGGATCTGGCCGCAGTGCTTGACGGTGCCGATGCCGCAGAGCTGCTGGCGGCTGATGGGGGAGTCGGTGTAGCCGTGGCTCTGCGCGCTGCCGGAGGTGGCGAACAGAGCCACGCCGGCCAGGCCGAGCCCGGCCAGTAAGGAGGTGATCTTTCTGCGCATACGTCGCTCCTGGAGATGTGGGGTGATGTCCGGAGAGTGCTGCGGTCTAGACCAAGGGTGAGCGTAGCCATGTCAATCCGGCGTGTCCACGTCATCGAGTGGAGTGCCGCTGGATGGCTGAATTGTCACCCGGCCGGCGATCGCCCGGCGCTGTCAGGCGCTGTCAACGCCGCGTGCACGCACTTGCCGCCCGGGAGCGGTTCGGTGAAGACCCGGGCTCCCGGGTCCTCGGCGATGAAGGCCTCCCGGTCGCCGTCGGCCGTCCGGAGCATCAGCTGGTCGAGATCAGGCTCGTCCGTCTGCTGACCGGCTTCCCCTCCGTGATCGGCTGATTGCGCCTGGATACCTCGCTGACGTGTCGACACCGGGCAGTGAGGCCGTTCCCGGGCGATACAGGCATCTCCCCCAAGGGCCGAATGGCGGCGGGCGTGGCAGTCGTTCGTGCGCCGTGTCGCGACAGGGGTGGTCCGTTGGCTCTGCTGTGGCTGGACAAGATGATGCAGGTCTGGGCCATTGGCTCATAAGATTGGGGCTGAGTTGAACCATTAGCTCCCTAGATGCTCAGATGGGTCTGTCAATGGCGCTGCGGGTCCCCGGGGGATCTCTGCGGCGCCTTTCTCATGTCCGGGCTGGTACATACGCGAAAAGGGCGGGACAACTTGCTGAAGAGGGCGTTCGTCGCACACGATCCGGGGCGGATCCGGCTGCGGTTCGCGTCCCGGGCCGTACTGGGCATCGGGCTCGCCGTCGCGCTGTGCGGAGCGGCCGGGCACTCCCTGGTGGCGGCCATCACCGGTGGCCTGGCGGCGCTGCTCGCACTGTTCACGGTGACCGATCCGACGGTGCGTGGGCAGGCGGTCACGACCGCGCTTCTCCCCGTTGTCGGTCTCCCGGTGCTCACGCTCGCCGCCGTGCTGCACGGTGTGCCCGTCGCCCGTGACCTGGCGTTCCTCGCCGTCGTGGGTGCGGGGGTATACGCGCGGCGGTGGGGACCTCGCGGGCACTCGCTGGGCGTGTTCGGCTTCATGGCCTATTTCTCGGCCCAGTTCCTGCACACCGTGCCCGGTCAGCTGCCCGAGCTGTACGCGGCCGTGCTGCTGTCGCTCATCGCGTCATCGGCGGTGCGGTTCGGGGTGTGGTGCTACGAGCGGCGGCTCGCGGTGCCCGTGGCAGTCGCTCTCCCGTCCGGGGCGGCGGGGCTCGGGAGGATCACGACGCGGCAGGCCGTGCAAGCGACGATGGGGGCGGGGTTCGCGCTCGCGGTGGGGCAGGTGCTCTCCGATCAGCGTTGGTACTGGGCGGTCGGCGCCACCTGGTGGGTGTTCGTGGCCACGACCTCGCGAGGCGAGACCGTCGTGCGCGGTTTCAGACGGTTCCTGGGGACGGTGCTCGGCATCGGCCTGGGCTTCGCCGTGGCCGTGCCGCTGCACCACGAGCCGGTCGTGGCCGCCGTGGTCGTGGCGGTGAGCGTGTTCGGGATCTTCTACACCGCCGCTGTCTCCTACACCTGGATGATGCTGGCCGTGACCGTGATGGCGAGCATGCTGTACGGACTGCTCGGCGTGCTCGACGCGGATCTGCTCATGCTGCGGGTGACCGAGACGGCGGCCGGGGCGCTCGGTGCCGTACTGGCAGTGCTGTTCGTGTTGCCGGTCACCACGCACTCGGTGACCGAGGCGTGGGTGGAGCGGGCGCTGCGGTGCGTGCACGCGTGCACGGCGCAGGCCGCCGCCCGGCTCGCCGGAAGCGAGGATGCCGATCCGCACCGCCGTGTTGTCGAGCTGGAGGCGATCCTCGGCCGGGTGCGCTTGTCACTTGCGCCGCTGGTGCATCCGCTCAACCCGATGAAGGCCCGCAAGCGACGGGCGCGGCAGGTGCTCGCGCTGCTCGACGACTGTGCGCGCGAGGTGCGCGGCCTGGCTTCCGTCGCTGCCGACCCGGAGGCCTCGCACGACATCCGGCTTGCCGCGGCCTGCTGGCGGGTGGAGGCCGCCGTCGAGGCCCTCACTGACGCGCCGGCCGTCGGGCGACACGTCCGGCTCGACAACGCGGTGGCCACGGAGCCGACGGGTACCGAACAGGTGCTCGCCCACCTCCACGCGTTGGAGCAGGCCCTGCTCGAGCTCGCCGTGCCCCTGCGCAGGGCCGGCCGCATTCCGGCCGGCACCTGAGCCGACGGGCGCGGCGGGGTGGGGCAGGCTGAGGGCGCCCTGCGGCGCGGCACCCCTAGGGCCTGTGTGGAGTTGTCCCGCGGCGTCGCGGGGCTGGGCACGCGCGCTCGCGGCGTTGCCGAAACGTCCTGGTAGCTCCGCTACAAGGACGCTCCGGCGCCTTGCGATCACACGCACCCAGCCCCGCTCCTTCCTCCACGGGACAACTCCACACAGGCCCTAGGGACGTCGAGGCCGGCAACGGGGCTGCGCCGTTCCCTCACCCGACCTCGGAATCATCGGCAGAGCGGTGGGTCGGCACTCTCTTCCCGGCTCGGATCACTGGGTCGAGACCTTGTGGACAGTGGTGTCATCGGGTCTCAGCAGTCGCCCGTCCGCCGACCGTACTTCCAGCGCGCGAAGGGGGTGCCCCTGTCGGCTGTCGACCAACTGCGAGTGCGGTTCGCCGGGGGCGAAGAAATTCTGTTCACCCCATTGCCGCAGCGCCACGATGACGGGGAAGAGGGCCTTGCCCTTCGGGGTCAGTACGTACTCGCGATAGGTGCTGCCGTCCGAAGCGGGGACGGATTCGAGGACACCGCCGGCGACCAGGGTGCGCAGGCGCGCGGTGAGGATGTTCTTCGCCACGCCGAGGCTGCGCTGGAACTCCCCGAAGCGACGGCTCCCGTCGAAGGCGTCTCGCACGATCAGGAGAGACCACCAGTCGCCGATCGCGTCCACTGACCGCGCGACGGGACAGTCGCTGTCGTCGAAGCGTGTCCTTGTCACCATGTCGTCCTCCACTCTCATTCCAGCACTCCCATTCTGGTTGCAAGATGCTACCAAAGAAAGCTACGGTCCTCGCTGGTAGCAAGATGAAACCAACTGTCGGAGGGGTGCTGAATGCTCAGCAACTGTGAGGCTGCGACGCCACGGGCCGCAGCCGGGGGCGGAGGCTCCGGGTTCGTCCTGTCCCGCGGCGTCGTCATACTGTTCGCCGTCGCCTGCGGGACCGCGGTGGCCAACGTCTACTTCGCCCAGCCGCTTCTGGTGACTGTGGGCCACGACCTCGCTATGAGCCCGGCACTTGTCGGCAGCGTCGTCACCCTCACGCACGTCGGATACGGGCTGGGACTCTTCTTCCTCGTGCCGCTGGGCGACGTGGCCGACCGCAGGCGGCTCATCGTGGCCCAGCTGCTTCTCCTGGTGGTGGCGCTGGCAGCCGTCGCCACCGCCCACACCGCGGCGGTCCTTCTCGCGGGCATGGCCGGGATGGGGCTTCTCGCGGTAGTCACGCAGACGCTGGTGGCCTTCGCGGCGTCATTGGCTCCACCCGCCCGGCGAGGACGCGTCGTCGGCCTGGTGACCAGCGGCGTGGTCGTCGGGATTCTGATCGCCCGCACCGCATCCGGGCTCATGGCCGACCTCGCGGGCTGGCGCTCCGTCTACCTCGCTTCAGCGGCGCTCACCGCTCTGCTCGCCCTGGTCCTGCACCGGGTGCTGCCGCGCCACAACGACGTCCCGCCGACATCCCTGCGTTACGGACAGCTCCTGCGCTCCACCATCACCCTGTTCGCACGGGAACGGCTTCTGCGGCTCCGGGCCCTGCTCGGTCTGCTGATCTTTGCGGCCTTCAGCACCCTGTGGAGCAGCATCGCGCTGCCGCTCAGCGAGCCACCGTACTCCCTTTCCCACACCGCGATCGGGGCATTCGGGCTGGTCGGAGCCGTCGGCGCCCTGGCCGCGACCGTGGCGGGCCGCCTGAACGACCGCGGACTCTCCCGACGGACCACCGGCACAGCCCTGGCGCTGCTCGCTGCCTCGTGGCTGCCCTTGGCCTTCACCCGCAGCTCGCTCTGGGCCCTGGTCGTCGGCGTGATCCTCCTCGACCTGGCCGTGCAGGCTGTCCATGTCACCAACCAGACCCTGATCTATGAGCTGCACCCGGACGCGGGCAGCCGGCTGATCGGCGGATACATGGTCTTCTACTCGATCGGCAGCGCCACCGGCGCCATCGCCGCGACCTCCCTCTACGCGGCGGCCGGCTGGGACGCCGTATGCGCACTGGGCGCCGCAATCAGCTGCCTCGCGTTTGCGCTCTGGGCGCTCACGCGGCACAGCAGCCCGGACCCCACCACCCGGACCGCCGACTGAGGTCCTTCCGTGGCTGTTGATGTACGTGCGACGAACCGCCCGCCCGCCTCCTTCCGCCCCCTACCCCTGGTCCCGGCCTGACCCGCACCCCTGGTCCAGACCACGGGCGGACACTGCTACGGTCGCCGCGGAAGATCACGGCGGCCGTCGCCGTCGCGATCAGTCGGCGGAGAGAGGCAGTGCGGTGGACAGCAGCAACAGTGCCGGGCGGGCATTCATCGGGTCGTTCACCTCGGCGGGCGGACGCGGTATCACCGTCGCCGCCGTGGACGAGGAGACCGGGGCGCTCACCGTCCTCGGTACGACGGACGCCGTACCCGATCCCTCCTATCTCGCACTCGGCCGGGGCACCGGTCCCGGCGGCGTGGTCCTCTACGCGGTCAGCGAGACCGAGAAGGGTTCGGCAGCGGCCCTCGACATCAGCGACGACGTACCGCGGCCCCTCGGGGAGACCCGGCCGGTCGACGGCAACGGCCCCACCCACCTCGCGCTCGCGGGGGGCCATGTCGTCACCGCCAACTACGGCTCCGGCAGCGTGACCGTCCTTCCCGTGCTCCCGGACGGCTCGCTCGGCGCGGCCGGCTGTGTACTCGCGCACGAGGGCAGCGGTCCGGTCGTCGAGCGTCAGGAGGGGCCGCACGCCCATCAGGTCCTCCCGGACCCGTCGGGGAACTGGGTGCTCAGTGTCGACCTCGGTACCGATTCCGTACGGATCTGCGCGCTCGACCCGGACACCGGGGAGTTGCGCCCGCACGGTGAGACGGCGCTGCGGCCCGGCGTCGGGCCGCGCCATCTCGCGTTCCACCCCGCGGGCGGCCACGCCTATGTGCTGAACGAGCTGGAGCCCACCGTCACGGTGTGCCGGTGGGACGCTGCCGCCGGGGTCCTGGAAGCCGTCGGCGATACGCCCGTGCTGCCTGCCGGGGTGAGTGGCGCCGGCAACCCGGTGAGTTATCCGTCCGAGGTCGTCGTGGCACACGACGGACGGTTCCTCTGGGTGGCCAACCGCGGCCACGACAGCATCTCCGTACTCACCCTCGACGCCACGGGCGAGCAGGCGTCCCTGGTCACGACCGTGAGCTGTGGCGGGCACTGGCCGCGCGACCTCGCCCTCGACCCCACCGGGCGGCGGCTCTACGCCGCCAACGAGCGTTCGGGGAACGTCAGCTGGTTCGCCGTGGACCCGGAGACCGGTGTCCCGGCTCCGGAAGGCTCTCTGGAGGTTCCTGCGGCCTCCTGCGTGATCTTCGCCTGAGGAACGGCAGACGCCCCGGGGCCCGTGAACGGGCCCCGGGGCGTACGTGCGGGCGGGGTGCGTCGGCCGCCCCGCTCCCGCGACGGACGGCGCCCCCGGCCTGCGGCCGGGATCAGTGGACCTGGGCCCCCTGCGCCATCGCCGGAGCGATGCCCAGCGTGGTCATGTACATCGACAGCACCAGCTTGCCGATCGCCGGGTACGCGCCGAGCGGCTCGGCGCCGGCGCAGCCGGCTTCCTTCACCGCGGCGTCCAGCAGGCCGCCGGCCACCTCGGGACCCACCAGGTAGGGCGCCACGGCCAGCTGCAGCGAACCGGAGCCCCTCAGCTGCTCGGCGATCGAGGCGACCGAGCCCTCGACGTCGAGCGCGGCGGCCATCACCGGCACCGCGAGCCGTGCGGCCAGCAGCATGCCGGTGATCCCGGCAGCCTGTACGGCCTCCTCGCCGCCCACGGTGGCCAGCACGATGCCGTCGGCGGCCGTGGCCACGGTGAACAGCCTGGCGCGGTCGGCGCGCGCGAGACCGGCCTCGGAGAGACGTACGTGCAGCGCCTCGGCGAGCAGCGGGTGCGGGCCGAGCACATCGGTCAGCTCGGCCGGAGCCCGGCTGTCCTCGATGGCGCGGCGTATCCGCTGCACCAGCGTGCTGTCGGGTCCCGCGAGCAGCGGCACCACGACGGCGGCCGGGCCCTCGGGCTCGGCGGCCTCACGGCCGACGGCCTTGGCCTGCTCGAAGCGCGCGATGCGTTCGGCGGCGGCGTGTACGAGAACGGACGTGAGAGTGGGGTACTCGGCGTCGTCGCCGTCGAGG
This genomic interval from Streptomyces sp. NBC_00464 contains the following:
- a CDS encoding serine/threonine-protein kinase, translating into MGEVWRATDEVLGRAVAVKLLLGEHADESATARFRLEAQTAARLSHPHLVAVFDFGSWEDRLFLVMELVEGRSLSDLLLSQERLGPEQVARIAGQAAAGLAAAHRQGIVHRDIKPGNLMLDAEGSVKIGDFGIAQFVDDPSAALTTTGHIVGTSLYLAPERALGRTAGAASDMYSLGCVIYQLLLGQPPFRSDTPTATLYQHVDTPPVPLRQRGVDMSAAFDSYLLGLLAKQPEDRPTAQQVADWFHSEAWRGQAEPLPQHRPAPPRAPAVAYAPTPASPTPAAQRSGADSGSPTTYRLPQAQGRGRRAASRPRNNRRRSTREAIRRRPRVASAIAGTVAFLAAVYLGMSLFSPDSSSATTPGGGTSTSDAPSPATGR
- a CDS encoding Lrp/AsnC family transcriptional regulator, translated to MAVDALDTRILRLLIEQPQTSVREYARILSIARGTLQARIDRLERDGVITGSGPFLSPAALGHPVLAFVHLEVTQGHLDDVGEALAAVPEIVEAFSTTGGGDLLTRVVARDNGHLEDVIQQLIQLPGVVRTRTEVALRERVPHRLLPLVESVGRTAPPGRG
- a CDS encoding lytic polysaccharide monooxygenase auxiliary activity family 9 protein — translated: MRRKITSLLAGLGLAGVALFATSGSAQSHGYTDSPISRQQLCGIGTVKHCGQIQWEPPSVEGPKGFPTRGPADGHICSGGIGRFSELDDPRGGAWPATQVTAGQNYTFNWRIEARHATTDFRYYITRDGYDPAKPLTRADLDPQPFLTVPFGGRLPGSTVSHSGVLPQKSGKHLILGVWTISDTGNAFYACSDVQF
- a CDS encoding FUSC family protein, which encodes MLKRAFVAHDPGRIRLRFASRAVLGIGLAVALCGAAGHSLVAAITGGLAALLALFTVTDPTVRGQAVTTALLPVVGLPVLTLAAVLHGVPVARDLAFLAVVGAGVYARRWGPRGHSLGVFGFMAYFSAQFLHTVPGQLPELYAAVLLSLIASSAVRFGVWCYERRLAVPVAVALPSGAAGLGRITTRQAVQATMGAGFALAVGQVLSDQRWYWAVGATWWVFVATTSRGETVVRGFRRFLGTVLGIGLGFAVAVPLHHEPVVAAVVVAVSVFGIFYTAAVSYTWMMLAVTVMASMLYGLLGVLDADLLMLRVTETAAGALGAVLAVLFVLPVTTHSVTEAWVERALRCVHACTAQAAARLAGSEDADPHRRVVELEAILGRVRLSLAPLVHPLNPMKARKRRARQVLALLDDCAREVRGLASVAADPEASHDIRLAAACWRVEAAVEALTDAPAVGRHVRLDNAVATEPTGTEQVLAHLHALEQALLELAVPLRRAGRIPAGT
- a CDS encoding winged helix-turn-helix transcriptional regulator, which gives rise to MVTRTRFDDSDCPVARSVDAIGDWWSLLIVRDAFDGSRRFGEFQRSLGVAKNILTARLRTLVAGGVLESVPASDGSTYREYVLTPKGKALFPVIVALRQWGEQNFFAPGEPHSQLVDSRQGHPLRALEVRSADGRLLRPDDTTVHKVSTQ
- a CDS encoding MFS transporter, producing the protein MLSNCEAATPRAAAGGGGSGFVLSRGVVILFAVACGTAVANVYFAQPLLVTVGHDLAMSPALVGSVVTLTHVGYGLGLFFLVPLGDVADRRRLIVAQLLLLVVALAAVATAHTAAVLLAGMAGMGLLAVVTQTLVAFAASLAPPARRGRVVGLVTSGVVVGILIARTASGLMADLAGWRSVYLASAALTALLALVLHRVLPRHNDVPPTSLRYGQLLRSTITLFARERLLRLRALLGLLIFAAFSTLWSSIALPLSEPPYSLSHTAIGAFGLVGAVGALAATVAGRLNDRGLSRRTTGTALALLAASWLPLAFTRSSLWALVVGVILLDLAVQAVHVTNQTLIYELHPDAGSRLIGGYMVFYSIGSATGAIAATSLYAAAGWDAVCALGAAISCLAFALWALTRHSSPDPTTRTAD
- a CDS encoding lactonase family protein, encoding MDSSNSAGRAFIGSFTSAGGRGITVAAVDEETGALTVLGTTDAVPDPSYLALGRGTGPGGVVLYAVSETEKGSAAALDISDDVPRPLGETRPVDGNGPTHLALAGGHVVTANYGSGSVTVLPVLPDGSLGAAGCVLAHEGSGPVVERQEGPHAHQVLPDPSGNWVLSVDLGTDSVRICALDPDTGELRPHGETALRPGVGPRHLAFHPAGGHAYVLNELEPTVTVCRWDAAAGVLEAVGDTPVLPAGVSGAGNPVSYPSEVVVAHDGRFLWVANRGHDSISVLTLDATGEQASLVTTVSCGGHWPRDLALDPTGRRLYAANERSGNVSWFAVDPETGVPAPEGSLEVPAASCVIFA
- a CDS encoding sirohydrochlorin chelatase, which produces MSTPTGPASGLPVRMPRPRQSGRHRRPEPVVAPEGAAALVLAVPGTPSSASRSLAEEVISIARSELPGLNALIGYLDGDDAEYPTLTSVLVHAAAERIARFEQAKAVGREAAEPEGPAAVVVPLLAGPDSTLVQRIRRAIEDSRAPAELTDVLGPHPLLAEALHVRLSEAGLARADRARLFTVATAADGIVLATVGGEEAVQAAGITGMLLAARLAVPVMAAALDVEGSVASIAEQLRGSGSLQLAVAPYLVGPEVAGGLLDAAVKEAGCAGAEPLGAYPAIGKLVLSMYMTTLGIAPAMAQGAQVH